From a single Papaver somniferum cultivar HN1 unplaced genomic scaffold, ASM357369v1 unplaced-scaffold_19, whole genome shotgun sequence genomic region:
- the LOC113338399 gene encoding protein trichome birefringence-like 34, whose product MVYVGDSLNRNQWVSMVCLVESVIPSALKSVHINGSLKIFSAIEYNATIEFYWAPLLVESNSDDPLLHRLPDRIVRAQAIEKHAIHWTDADILVFNSYLWWRRPKMKVLWGSFEHPDEGMYKEMEMLRSYEMALKTWSDWVEIHVNHTKTELFFVSMSPTHTWAEEWSTAKEGNCYNETEPISQKHYKGRGSDPNMMS is encoded by the exons ATGGTTTATGTTGGAGATTCACTTAACAGAAACCAGTGGGTTTCCATGGTGTGTCTGGTGGAATCAGTAATCCCATCAGCACTCAAGTCAGTGCATATCAACGGTTCTCTCAAAATCTTTAGTGCCATT GAATATAATGCGACCATCGAGTTTTATTGGGCACCATTGTTGGTTGAATCTAATTCGGACGATCCGCTGCTTCATAGATTACCAGATCGAATAGTGAGAGCCCAAGCGATCGAGAAACACGCGATTCATTGGACGGATGCTGACATACTTGTCTTCAATTCCTACCTTTGGTGGAGAAGACCCAAAATGAAAGTCTT ATGGGGTTCTTTTGAACATCCGGATGAAGGAATGTACAAAGAGATGGAAATGCTGCGCAGCTATGAAATGGCTCTGAAAACATGGTCCGACTGGGTTGAAATTCATGTCAACCACACTAAGACCGAGCTGTTTTTTGTCAGCATGTCACCTACACACACCTG GGCAGAGGAATGGAGCACTGCCAAAGAAGGCAACTGTTACAACGAAACCGAGCCAATTTCCCAGAAACATTACAAGGGTAGAGGATCAGATCCTAATATGATGAGTTGA